One window of Pyxicephalus adspersus chromosome 4, UCB_Pads_2.0, whole genome shotgun sequence genomic DNA carries:
- the CEBPZOS gene encoding protein CEBPZOS isoform X1 yields the protein MSPNLTPGLGDVGRRGQDGGVGSVTDAGTMREPMEDNSGPIHCAGGLKIQRKVHGMEPFAKKVFKGVLFLELAGLFGVYVLYHKMDSSQDFRYTMNRRLPSVLEVYYKSNEWAGMHGKREKDAEAWRTKID from the exons atgtcacccaatctcacacctgggttgggtgacgtaggaagaagaggtcAAGATGGTGGCGTTGGCTCGGTGACGGATGCTGGGACAATGCGGGAGCCGATGGAGGACAACTCCGGACCGATCCACTGcgctgggggattgaag ATTCAAAGGAAAGTTCATGGTATGGAACCCTTCGCTAAGAAGGTCTTTAAAGGTGTACTTTTTCTTGAACTGGCTGGCCTATTTGGTGTATATGTGTTGTACCATAAAATGGATTCAAGCCAAG ATTTCAGGTATACAATGAACAGAAGATTACCCTCTGTTTTAGAAG TTTATTATAAATCTAACGAATGGGCTGGAATGCATGGAAAACGGGAAAAGGATGCAGAAGCATGGAGGACAAAGATTgatta g
- the CEBPZOS gene encoding protein CEBPZOS isoform X2 has translation MSPNLTPGLGDVGRRGQDGGVGSVTDAGTMREPMEDNSGPIHCAGGLKIQRKVHGMEPFAKKVFKGVLFLELAGLFGVYVLYHKMDSSQDFRYTMNRRLPSVLEVYYKSNEWAGMHGKREKDAEAWRTKID, from the exons atgtcacccaatctcacacctgggttgggtgacgtaggaagaagaggtcAAGATGGTGGCGTTGGCTCGGTGACGGATGCTGGGACAATGCGGGAGCCGATGGAGGACAACTCCGGACCGATCCACTGcgctgggggattgaag ATTCAAAGGAAAGTTCATGGTATGGAACCCTTCGCTAAGAAGGTCTTTAAAGGTGTACTTTTTCTTGAACTGGCTGGCCTATTTGGTGTATATGTGTTGTACCATAAAATGGATTCAAGCCAAG ATTTCAGGTATACAATGAACAGAAGATTACCCTCTGTTTTAGAAG TTTATTATAAATCTAACGAATGGGCTGGAATGCATGGAAAACGGGAAAAGGATGCAGAAGCATGGAGGACAAAGATTgattag